A genomic segment from Leptolyngbya boryana PCC 6306 encodes:
- a CDS encoding PEP-CTERM sorting domain-containing protein — protein sequence MKFVKGLLSVTALSAIAIISHTGSAQAISFSITHGAPGAGGVTNQGAYSDLQLPGTKTVDFNSGSVPTTGFAKYSFQKNNGSSSVRSDVWAPAGVSGQVNTSKYLAVFAGNDVTIDLANHLDYFGINWGAMSPGNVFSFFDGNRLIQTIGYNDVNPLAEVRASQHGNEGNGFVHFTATQKNQYFNRIVISQIGGGGFESDNHSFRMASVPEPTAILGLTAVGGALLLKRKKQTQIEE from the coding sequence ATGAAATTTGTCAAAGGTTTACTCTCGGTTACGGCTTTGTCGGCGATCGCAATTATCAGTCACACGGGATCGGCTCAAGCGATCAGCTTCAGCATTACCCACGGTGCTCCTGGAGCGGGCGGTGTTACCAATCAAGGTGCATACTCTGACTTGCAACTTCCAGGAACGAAAACTGTAGATTTCAACTCTGGCAGTGTGCCGACGACGGGATTTGCAAAATACAGCTTTCAGAAAAACAATGGGTCTAGCAGCGTCCGTTCTGATGTCTGGGCGCCCGCAGGTGTCAGTGGACAAGTAAATACGAGCAAATACCTCGCTGTATTTGCTGGTAACGATGTCACGATCGATTTAGCCAACCATTTGGATTACTTCGGAATCAACTGGGGCGCAATGAGTCCTGGCAACGTGTTCTCGTTCTTCGATGGCAATCGTCTGATTCAGACGATTGGCTACAACGATGTGAATCCGCTTGCGGAAGTGCGGGCATCCCAACATGGCAATGAAGGAAATGGTTTCGTCCATTTCACCGCTACCCAGAAGAATCAGTACTTCAACCGGATTGTGATTTCGCAAATCGGGGGCGGCGGTTTTGAGTCGGACAACCACTCGTTCCGCATGGCTTCGGTTCCTGAACCAACTGCAATTTTGGGCTTGACCGCGGTCGGTGGCGCGTTGCTGCTGAAGCGCAAAAAACAAACTCAAATTGAAGAGTAA
- a CDS encoding methyltransferase domain-containing protein → MNLSLVLWLLIALPILGIAIYLITPRRYQSSDSVATSYDAWTEDGILEFYWGEHIHLGHYGAPPRRKDFLVAKSDFVHEMVRWGGLDQLPPGTTVLDVGCGIGGSSRILAKDYGFEVTGVTISPQQVKRAQELTPAGVTAQFRVDDAMALSYPDASFDVVWSIEAGPHMPDKAIFARELMRVLKPGGILVVADWNQRDDRQIPLNFWERPVMQQLLDQWAHPAFSSIEGFSEQLAATGFVAGEVITADWTEPTLPSWLDSIWQGIARPQGLIKFGASGLIKSLREVPTLILMRIAFGTGLCRFGMFRAQRNTATSDRSHNLSTATAPL, encoded by the coding sequence ATGAATTTATCTCTCGTTCTCTGGCTCTTGATTGCCCTACCCATTCTCGGCATTGCTATTTATCTGATCACTCCTCGTCGATATCAATCTTCTGATTCGGTCGCAACGTCATATGACGCATGGACAGAAGATGGCATTTTAGAGTTTTACTGGGGCGAACATATTCACCTGGGGCATTATGGCGCACCGCCTCGCCGCAAAGATTTTCTTGTCGCAAAATCTGACTTTGTGCATGAAATGGTGCGCTGGGGTGGATTAGATCAGCTTCCCCCTGGCACAACTGTTCTCGATGTCGGGTGTGGAATCGGGGGCAGTAGCCGAATTCTGGCAAAAGATTATGGATTCGAGGTCACTGGGGTGACGATTAGCCCCCAACAAGTCAAACGCGCTCAAGAATTAACGCCCGCGGGCGTCACCGCACAGTTTCGAGTCGATGATGCGATGGCACTTTCTTATCCCGATGCCAGTTTCGATGTCGTTTGGTCAATTGAAGCAGGACCGCACATGCCAGATAAGGCGATTTTTGCTAGAGAATTAATGCGCGTTCTCAAACCCGGCGGCATTCTGGTTGTCGCCGATTGGAATCAGAGAGACGATCGTCAAATTCCGCTCAATTTTTGGGAGCGCCCGGTGATGCAACAACTTCTCGATCAATGGGCACATCCCGCTTTTTCGAGTATTGAAGGATTTTCTGAACAATTGGCGGCAACCGGATTCGTGGCAGGTGAAGTGATCACCGCAGACTGGACAGAACCGACGCTGCCATCCTGGCTCGATTCGATTTGGCAAGGCATTGCCCGACCCCAAGGCTTAATCAAATTTGGGGCATCAGGCTTGATCAAATCCCTGCGAGAAGTTCCGACCTTGATCCTGATGCGAATTGCTTTTGGCACAGGTCTTTGCCGATTTGGTATGTTTCGCGCTCAACGCAATACTGCGACCTCTGATCGATCGCACAATCTTTCAACAGCGACCGCTCCCCTGTAA
- a CDS encoding Crp/Fnr family transcriptional regulator, whose amino-acid sequence MPLVHSSSLNSPLTLSLLRSPKLQFQRKKLLTLRPDCLWEIETGYVRSVTWTGSGEVTTLGIWGAGDMIGKPLSRLKHYQLECLTDVTAQLIPTSNAEAQAAWMRYTNQTEIMLQFMHIRSTSQRLLKLLYWLAARFGTQVDQGYLLDVPLTHQLIAEMLGTTRVTVTRMFNDFAQQGKICPLPRRKLLILCADLGRELAEFEF is encoded by the coding sequence ATGCCCCTGGTTCATTCCTCCTCCCTCAACTCACCCCTCACCCTGTCGCTTTTGAGATCGCCTAAGCTGCAGTTTCAGCGCAAAAAACTGTTAACGCTCCGTCCCGACTGTCTCTGGGAAATCGAAACAGGATATGTGCGTTCTGTAACTTGGACTGGATCTGGAGAAGTCACAACCCTTGGAATTTGGGGAGCAGGTGACATGATTGGGAAACCGCTGTCTCGACTCAAGCATTATCAACTCGAATGTCTCACAGACGTGACCGCACAATTAATTCCGACCTCAAACGCGGAAGCCCAAGCAGCATGGATGCGCTACACGAATCAAACCGAAATCATGCTGCAATTCATGCATATTCGATCGACGTCACAGCGATTACTCAAACTGTTGTACTGGCTTGCCGCAAGATTTGGCACCCAGGTCGATCAAGGGTATCTGCTTGATGTACCTCTCACTCATCAATTAATCGCGGAAATGCTTGGCACGACGAGAGTTACGGTAACGCGGATGTTCAATGACTTCGCTCAACAAGGCAAAATTTGTCCGCTGCCCCGACGTAAGCTGTTGATATTATGTGCTGATCTGGGGCGAGAACTGGCTGAATTTGAATTCTGA
- a CDS encoding HD family phosphohydrolase, whose product MNSLRSWAQQIQHVCNESGKHLKQSASMRSLQRVSALQKQLGKQPKVPKPVTIVLTSLVLSAALGQRFYDQPRLSIGKIAPETITAPRDAQVENKQATEEKRRAARSISTPVWMPDVALSDEIRKTVQSHLDAGLKLRKDAGEFPYVELEKLSEPTQRYLRKAEVWEWKAILEATQAPNTQLVDRISDPVQRRAATELFRNKNQTTLDGLSGLEAKITTAQQHYVTARSQLSAPYDPTLFDVSDVAWQKMQGEVMATLDRMLMQGIAPGLEETYVRNAITLNLQIATPPETRAIATQILVSALKPNLVKDEDRTRQQAELAANNVELVMVNAYRGRAIVQQGAEITQDAFILLDYFKLSRRETNWWGLVALFGCVSGSVVIFWRLEQRYHPKGLRNRDYWLVGLMCLSTPLFILVNVPSTNLPAIGVLMGTFYGSVLAVTGVGLLTIILPIAMGLTWTQWLPSAIAGLTVALFAARVRSREELAFLGLGVGVTQGLLFLLLGALSGVAWYSLLGGAVLEGLLGLGWSIIAIGISPYLEHLFDVVTTLRLVELANPNRALLKRLAAETPGTFQHTLFVANLAEAAARKLGCNVELVRAGTLYHDIGKMHDPLGFIENQMGGVNKHDLIDDPWQSAAIIKKHVTEGLVMARRARLPKVVQAFIPEHQGTMTIAYFHHQALQRAQQDQTIIVNDEDFRYDGPAPQSRETGLLMLADSCEAALRSLKDATPDDALNMINKILAARWKDGQLSESGLTRSEMSTIAEVFVQVWQQSNHQRIAYPKAK is encoded by the coding sequence ATGAACTCCCTTCGATCTTGGGCGCAACAAATTCAACACGTGTGCAATGAGTCGGGGAAGCATCTTAAGCAGTCCGCGTCGATGCGATCGTTGCAACGAGTCAGTGCGCTGCAAAAACAGTTAGGGAAACAGCCTAAAGTCCCGAAACCTGTGACGATTGTGCTCACTTCGCTGGTGCTATCTGCTGCATTGGGACAGCGATTTTATGACCAACCTCGTTTGAGTATAGGTAAGATTGCGCCTGAAACGATCACAGCGCCGAGAGATGCCCAAGTCGAAAATAAACAAGCGACAGAAGAGAAACGCAGAGCAGCGCGCAGCATTTCGACTCCGGTCTGGATGCCCGATGTGGCTCTGTCCGATGAAATTCGCAAAACGGTGCAATCCCACTTAGATGCAGGACTAAAACTGCGGAAAGACGCTGGAGAGTTTCCCTATGTCGAACTTGAAAAGCTGTCAGAACCGACTCAACGATATTTACGCAAAGCCGAAGTCTGGGAATGGAAAGCGATCTTAGAAGCGACTCAAGCTCCGAATACTCAGCTCGTCGATCGCATCAGTGATCCAGTGCAACGCCGAGCAGCAACAGAGCTATTTCGGAATAAAAATCAAACAACTCTGGATGGACTATCGGGTCTAGAAGCGAAAATCACAACGGCTCAGCAGCACTATGTCACGGCTCGTTCACAGCTTAGTGCGCCTTACGATCCAACTTTGTTTGATGTTTCTGACGTAGCGTGGCAGAAAATGCAGGGCGAAGTAATGGCAACGCTCGATCGCATGTTGATGCAAGGGATTGCACCTGGGCTAGAAGAAACATATGTGAGAAATGCGATCACACTGAATTTGCAAATTGCGACTCCGCCCGAAACAAGAGCGATCGCAACCCAAATCCTCGTCAGTGCGCTGAAACCGAATTTAGTCAAAGATGAAGATCGAACCCGCCAACAAGCCGAACTTGCGGCAAATAATGTTGAGCTTGTGATGGTGAACGCTTACCGGGGTAGAGCGATCGTTCAGCAAGGAGCAGAGATCACGCAGGATGCGTTTATTTTGCTTGACTATTTTAAGCTGAGTCGCCGCGAAACAAATTGGTGGGGGTTAGTGGCACTCTTTGGCTGTGTCAGTGGCTCCGTTGTTATTTTTTGGCGATTAGAACAGCGCTATCATCCCAAAGGATTGCGGAATCGAGACTACTGGCTGGTGGGCTTGATGTGTCTCAGCACGCCCTTGTTCATTTTGGTCAATGTGCCTTCAACGAATTTACCTGCGATCGGGGTGTTGATGGGAACGTTCTATGGTTCGGTTTTAGCTGTCACTGGGGTAGGATTACTGACGATCATTTTGCCGATCGCCATGGGATTAACTTGGACGCAGTGGTTACCGAGTGCGATCGCTGGACTCACGGTGGCACTGTTCGCTGCAAGAGTGCGATCGCGTGAGGAGTTAGCTTTTCTAGGATTAGGGGTTGGAGTGACTCAAGGCTTGCTCTTTCTACTGCTTGGCGCTCTGTCTGGAGTTGCTTGGTACAGTTTGCTCGGAGGAGCCGTTTTAGAAGGCTTGTTGGGATTAGGGTGGAGCATTATTGCCATCGGGATTAGCCCCTATCTTGAACATCTGTTTGATGTGGTCACCACCTTACGCTTGGTCGAACTTGCCAATCCCAATCGAGCGTTGTTGAAGCGGTTGGCAGCCGAAACTCCGGGCACGTTTCAACATACTTTATTTGTTGCGAATCTGGCAGAAGCCGCTGCACGGAAACTGGGGTGCAATGTGGAATTAGTCCGAGCGGGAACGCTCTATCATGACATCGGCAAAATGCATGACCCCCTCGGATTTATTGAGAATCAAATGGGGGGCGTGAATAAACATGATCTGATTGATGATCCGTGGCAGAGTGCAGCCATTATCAAGAAGCATGTGACAGAAGGCTTAGTCATGGCACGTCGCGCGCGATTGCCCAAGGTCGTGCAAGCGTTTATCCCAGAGCATCAAGGGACAATGACGATCGCATATTTTCATCACCAAGCCCTACAACGCGCTCAGCAGGATCAGACGATCATCGTCAACGATGAGGATTTTCGCTATGACGGACCTGCTCCCCAATCGCGAGAAACCGGGCTTTTGATGTTGGCTGATTCTTGTGAAGCGGCACTGCGATCGCTCAAGGATGCCACGCCAGACGATGCCTTAAATATGATTAACAAGATTTTGGCAGCCCGCTGGAAGGATGGACAGTTGAGTGAATCCGGCTTGACGCGATCAGAAATGAGCACGATCGCAGAAGTTTTTGTGCAAGTCTGGCAACAATCGAATCATCAACGTATTGCATATCCGAAAGCGAAGTAA
- a CDS encoding phosphodiester glycosidase family protein: protein MIDRVFPKKRFMIRWLSSVSGSFSVTATCTLLSCAILLPRVGITPQPVRIAQAADPIERSRVARPVPVVERKIAGVPIRLVTIDLTDPQTFINIGLANEAIRANSARSTRGDEAFESLVKRHRAAITASGTFFSMDEQKRVMGNMVAAGRFLKYSPWENYGTTLGLKRGNQLEMVTARTEGKPKWERHWFSLTAGPRLLKQGRISIRPRQEGFSDPSVMGVATRSAIGFPKSANRLYLVTFHKPITLQKEAEIMRAIGAHEAMNLDGGTSVALAAGNRVLQSAGRDLTNVITVYDTKFPAPEALKRSWQTFQQDDQVALRFNPASP, encoded by the coding sequence ATGATTGACAGAGTTTTTCCCAAGAAACGCTTCATGATTCGTTGGTTATCGTCTGTTTCCGGTAGTTTTTCCGTTACGGCTACCTGTACACTGCTGAGCTGTGCGATTTTGCTGCCTCGCGTTGGCATTACCCCTCAACCTGTTCGCATCGCTCAAGCTGCTGATCCAATTGAGCGGTCTCGGGTAGCGCGCCCAGTCCCAGTTGTGGAAAGAAAGATTGCGGGAGTGCCGATCCGCCTCGTCACGATCGATCTAACAGACCCGCAGACTTTTATTAATATTGGGCTGGCAAACGAGGCAATTCGGGCAAATAGTGCCCGATCGACTCGGGGCGATGAAGCGTTTGAATCTCTGGTGAAGCGGCATCGCGCTGCGATCACCGCCAGCGGAACTTTCTTTAGCATGGATGAGCAGAAGCGCGTCATGGGCAATATGGTTGCCGCTGGTCGCTTTCTGAAATACAGTCCTTGGGAAAATTATGGAACTACTTTAGGACTCAAGCGCGGCAATCAGCTCGAAATGGTGACCGCTCGAACGGAGGGAAAGCCCAAGTGGGAGCGGCATTGGTTCTCGTTGACGGCGGGTCCGCGATTGTTGAAGCAAGGCAGAATATCGATTCGTCCCCGGCAGGAAGGATTCAGTGATCCATCGGTTATGGGAGTGGCGACGCGATCGGCGATCGGCTTTCCCAAAAGCGCGAATCGGTTGTATTTGGTAACTTTCCACAAGCCGATTACCTTGCAGAAAGAAGCGGAGATTATGAGAGCGATCGGGGCGCATGAAGCGATGAATCTCGATGGGGGAACGTCGGTGGCATTGGCGGCAGGCAATCGTGTTTTACAGTCGGCGGGTCGAGATTTGACGAATGTGATCACGGTTTACGACACAAAATTTCCAGCGCCGGAAGCGTTAAAGCGATCGTGGCAAACTTTTCAGCAAGATGATCAGGTTGCACTCAGGTTTAATCCAGCTAGCCCGTAG
- a CDS encoding sensor histidine kinase codes for MAKSRQSSFRRILLWRLLLLSIPVLLTGEVVAYKKAKSGLLQTARSTLTASAVRKAEELQTSIATLRSNLALATTSATLQLDSPQATYDFLEQLQRNSPLSLQCIQLLNLKTQTVQSSTCGNQPIVQFPRDPWQNRETPANVVNSNNIEVSPGQPAKVGTEVSVDHQLSLVMSAPVVLKSGERYALSVQASLYSKPEPAVNAISSGYTVVIDDTGVILAHPIPERIGRNIRQEANSQQLQRVFEQAMASSTVGARASNERESLAPVLFEENGAEWLAGSSAIQVSLKNGETSTWVVLAATSVDSALFGLGDIKQVLIILTLGLLTAILLATLYLTRDLARPIEKLSEYALKIRQRFDGERAPKNFKVRELNYLAEALDNMVERLEERASELEAAWQEAQAANQVKSEFLATTSHELRTPLNAIIGCVRLVRDGCCDDREEELEFLQQADDAAIHLLKIINDLLDIAKIEAGKAELSLQPVNIREMCEQCLKMVQPSAEMKRLKLEMKLGDDLDRVPLDERRVRQMVINLLSNAVKFTPEGGSVSLIARIGYGYQLVQDVRPDRSPINQETAYLCLEVEDSGIGIPKDRWHLLFRPFQQIDSSMTRKHEGTGLGLALTKRLAEMHGGTLSFWSVPDKGSTFRIWLPWLDPFAEIEETDVDLSIAPSPVKQSQPLSIQNS; via the coding sequence ATGGCAAAGTCACGTCAATCTTCGTTTCGTCGCATCCTGCTATGGCGTTTGTTACTCCTTAGTATTCCGGTGCTATTGACAGGCGAAGTTGTTGCGTATAAGAAAGCAAAATCAGGACTCCTTCAAACAGCGCGGTCTACCCTCACAGCTAGCGCTGTCCGCAAAGCAGAAGAACTACAAACTTCGATCGCCACTTTACGATCGAATCTCGCTTTAGCAACCACGTCTGCCACACTTCAACTCGATTCTCCTCAAGCAACCTATGACTTTCTCGAGCAGTTGCAGCGCAATTCCCCACTCTCGCTGCAATGTATCCAACTGCTGAACTTGAAAACTCAAACTGTTCAGTCCAGTACATGTGGCAATCAACCGATCGTGCAGTTTCCGCGAGATCCCTGGCAAAATAGAGAGACTCCTGCCAATGTGGTCAATTCCAACAATATTGAGGTATCGCCTGGACAGCCTGCTAAAGTTGGCACAGAAGTTTCGGTTGATCATCAATTGAGCTTAGTCATGAGCGCGCCCGTGGTTCTCAAATCTGGAGAGCGTTATGCCTTGAGCGTGCAGGCATCGCTTTACTCAAAACCAGAGCCAGCAGTGAATGCAATTTCATCGGGCTATACCGTTGTCATTGATGATACGGGCGTAATTCTGGCGCATCCGATTCCTGAACGGATCGGGCGGAATATTCGCCAAGAAGCAAACTCTCAGCAGCTACAACGAGTGTTTGAACAGGCAATGGCGAGCAGTACCGTGGGAGCACGCGCCTCAAATGAACGCGAATCGCTTGCACCTGTCCTGTTTGAAGAGAACGGTGCAGAGTGGCTAGCCGGGAGCAGTGCGATTCAGGTGTCGCTGAAGAATGGAGAGACTTCGACGTGGGTTGTGCTCGCGGCAACTTCGGTTGACAGTGCGCTGTTTGGCTTAGGGGATATCAAGCAGGTTTTGATTATCCTCACCTTGGGTTTGTTAACTGCAATTTTATTAGCAACCCTCTATCTCACACGCGATTTGGCTCGTCCGATCGAGAAATTGAGCGAATACGCACTGAAAATCCGCCAGCGTTTTGATGGTGAGCGCGCCCCCAAGAATTTCAAGGTTCGAGAACTCAATTATCTCGCTGAAGCACTCGACAATATGGTGGAGCGTTTAGAAGAACGAGCCAGTGAGCTAGAAGCAGCGTGGCAAGAAGCGCAAGCAGCGAACCAAGTCAAAAGCGAGTTTTTGGCAACGACCTCTCACGAATTGCGAACTCCTTTGAATGCCATTATTGGCTGTGTCCGCTTGGTGCGCGATGGCTGTTGTGACGATCGTGAAGAAGAATTAGAGTTTCTTCAGCAAGCAGATGATGCGGCAATTCATTTGCTGAAAATCATCAATGATTTATTAGACATTGCCAAAATCGAAGCGGGCAAAGCAGAGCTGAGTCTGCAACCTGTGAACATTCGAGAAATGTGTGAGCAATGTCTGAAAATGGTGCAGCCGAGCGCCGAGATGAAGCGGCTGAAATTGGAAATGAAACTGGGCGATGATCTCGATCGTGTTCCCCTCGATGAACGGCGGGTTCGTCAGATGGTGATTAATCTGCTCTCGAATGCCGTGAAGTTTACGCCCGAGGGAGGCTCAGTGTCACTGATTGCCCGGATTGGGTATGGCTATCAACTGGTTCAAGATGTTCGCCCCGATCGCAGTCCGATTAATCAAGAGACCGCTTATCTTTGTCTAGAAGTCGAAGATTCCGGCATTGGCATTCCCAAAGATCGCTGGCATTTATTGTTTAGACCCTTTCAGCAGATTGATTCTTCCATGACTCGCAAGCATGAAGGGACAGGATTAGGACTAGCGCTGACAAAACGATTAGCAGAAATGCACGGGGGCACGTTGTCGTTCTGGTCGGTTCCAGATAAAGGCAGTACGTTTCGGATTTGGTTGCCGTGGTTAGATCCGTTTGCAGAAATTGAGGAAACGGATGTAGATTTATCGATCGCGCCTTCTCCTGTCAAACAATCTCAGCCGCTCAGCATTCAGAACAGCTAA
- a CDS encoding GNAT family N-acetyltransferase, protein MVEQFQPRTSIAWINKISEVPQLAWDALAMPLKTPFLEWDWLHTLETSGSTTARSGWLPNHLTVWRDHELIAAAPLYIKGHSYGEFVFDHQWADLADRLGIQYYPKLLGMSPFTPAEGYRFLIAPGEDEDEITDLMVSAIDHFCSRNRISGCNFLYVDPDWRVVMERHGFSSWLHHSFIWSNQNYQSFDDYLGAFNANQRRNIKRERKAVTNAGLSFKILTGDDIPKSMFSLMYNFYSDTCDKFGWWGSKYLTKKFFEQLYTSYRHRVVFFAAYAEGDEHPIGMSFCLTKGDRLYGRYWGCTQEIDCLHFDACYYAPIEWGIQNGIQLFDPGAGGRHKKRRGFPAMPNHSLHRFYNSRLSQILRSHIEQINDLEQQEIDAINQELPFKQQTIDFKI, encoded by the coding sequence ATGGTTGAACAATTCCAGCCCCGAACCTCGATCGCTTGGATCAATAAGATTTCTGAAGTTCCGCAGCTCGCCTGGGATGCTCTGGCAATGCCGCTGAAAACGCCGTTTCTCGAATGGGACTGGTTGCATACTCTGGAGACATCGGGCAGTACAACGGCTCGCTCTGGCTGGTTACCGAATCATTTAACGGTTTGGCGAGACCATGAGTTAATTGCTGCCGCGCCGCTGTATATCAAAGGTCACAGTTATGGTGAGTTTGTTTTTGATCACCAATGGGCGGATTTAGCCGATCGCTTAGGGATTCAGTATTATCCAAAACTCTTAGGAATGTCACCGTTTACCCCGGCTGAGGGGTATCGATTTTTGATTGCACCGGGAGAAGATGAGGACGAGATTACCGACCTGATGGTCAGCGCGATCGATCATTTCTGTTCGCGAAATCGGATCTCTGGCTGTAATTTTCTCTATGTTGATCCCGATTGGCGTGTGGTGATGGAACGTCACGGGTTTAGTTCTTGGCTGCATCACAGTTTTATTTGGTCGAATCAGAACTATCAATCGTTTGATGACTATCTAGGCGCATTTAATGCGAATCAACGCCGCAATATTAAGCGTGAGCGGAAAGCCGTGACAAATGCGGGCTTATCTTTCAAGATTCTGACTGGGGATGATATCCCAAAGTCAATGTTTTCGCTGATGTACAACTTCTACAGTGATACTTGTGACAAGTTTGGCTGGTGGGGGAGTAAGTATTTAACCAAGAAATTCTTTGAGCAGCTTTATACGAGCTACCGTCATCGCGTTGTGTTTTTTGCGGCTTATGCAGAAGGGGATGAGCATCCGATCGGCATGTCGTTTTGTCTGACGAAGGGCGATCGCTTATATGGTCGTTACTGGGGTTGTACTCAGGAAATTGATTGCTTACATTTTGATGCTTGCTATTACGCGCCGATCGAGTGGGGCATTCAAAATGGCATTCAACTATTTGATCCGGGTGCGGGCGGGCGGCATAAGAAGCGGCGAGGCTTTCCGGCAATGCCAAATCATTCGCTGCATCGGTTCTATAACAGTCGGCTGTCGCAGATTTTGCGATCGCATATCGAGCAGATTAATGATCTCGAACAACAAGAAATTGACGCGATTAATCAAGAATTGCCGTTTAAGCAACAAACAATCGACTTCAAAATTTAG
- a CDS encoding DUF4346 domain-containing protein, with protein MTQAVFNPTALDDKLSNRFIELDPSGYFLIYLDRSGGVICADFYTNTINEKGLACDPETGEPLPCSGGLKRQPSAVFRGRTAKELCIEVFEKPETCCITRLDHAAYLGREFVRAESCLFGDQEYVQD; from the coding sequence ATGACTCAAGCGGTTTTTAATCCCACTGCTTTGGATGACAAGCTCTCGAATCGGTTTATTGAACTCGATCCGAGCGGCTATTTTTTGATTTATCTCGATCGATCCGGCGGGGTCATTTGCGCCGATTTTTACACGAATACGATTAACGAAAAAGGGTTAGCCTGCGACCCAGAAACGGGTGAACCGTTACCTTGTAGCGGCGGGTTGAAGCGACAGCCGAGCGCAGTTTTTCGGGGTCGGACGGCGAAAGAGTTGTGTATTGAAGTGTTTGAGAAGCCTGAAACTTGCTGTATTACTCGATTGGATCATGCAGCGTATTTGGGTCGGGAATTTGTCCGGGCAGAATCCTGTTTGTTTGGCGATCAAGAATACGTGCAAGATTAG
- a CDS encoding aminotransferase class V-fold PLP-dependent enzyme has protein sequence MSLQQHRAEFPYLAGKAYFNYGGQGTMPRSAIAALQDANIRFQELGPFSSAANSWIVQEGNLTRAAIAKELGTTADTITLTEDVSVGCNIALWGIDWQAGDHILLTDCEHQGIVAAVQELQRRFDLEVSVCPLLETLNSGDPSAIVEQFLQPNTRLFVVSHILWNTGQVLPLQEMVEICHARSVQVLVDAAQSVGVLPLNLTELNADFYAFTGHKWWCGAAGVGALYVRPEARETLHPTFIGWRSVITDAKGTPECFQSDGRAFEIATSAIPLYPALREAIAFHQPFAETRYSMICDRSAYLWQRLKALPNVKCLKTSAPASGLVSFQLENGKHPQLVQYLEARNFFLRVILNPNCVRACVHYFTTEEEIDALAHAIEEFL, from the coding sequence ATGTCTTTACAACAGCATCGGGCTGAATTTCCATATCTCGCTGGGAAAGCGTATTTTAATTACGGCGGACAAGGAACGATGCCGCGATCGGCAATTGCAGCCCTCCAAGATGCAAATATTCGCTTTCAGGAATTGGGTCCTTTTTCCAGTGCAGCGAATTCCTGGATTGTGCAAGAAGGAAATTTGACGCGAGCAGCGATCGCGAAAGAACTCGGCACAACTGCAGACACGATTACTCTCACCGAAGATGTCTCGGTTGGCTGCAATATTGCCCTGTGGGGAATCGATTGGCAAGCAGGCGATCACATTCTGCTCACCGATTGCGAACATCAAGGAATCGTGGCAGCCGTTCAAGAACTTCAGAGACGATTTGATTTAGAGGTTTCGGTTTGTCCCCTATTAGAGACTTTGAATTCGGGTGATCCAAGCGCGATCGTCGAACAGTTTCTCCAACCCAATACTCGTCTCTTCGTGGTTAGCCACATTCTCTGGAACACGGGGCAAGTTTTACCACTTCAAGAAATGGTGGAAATTTGTCATGCGCGATCAGTACAAGTTCTCGTCGATGCCGCTCAGTCTGTAGGCGTTTTACCCCTAAATCTCACTGAATTAAACGCAGACTTCTACGCCTTCACTGGTCATAAATGGTGGTGTGGAGCGGCGGGAGTTGGTGCTTTGTACGTTCGCCCTGAAGCAAGAGAAACCTTACATCCAACCTTTATTGGCTGGCGCAGTGTGATCACCGATGCCAAAGGAACTCCCGAGTGCTTTCAATCCGATGGTCGCGCTTTTGAGATTGCCACTTCTGCGATTCCGCTGTATCCAGCTTTGAGAGAGGCGATCGCGTTTCATCAGCCCTTTGCCGAAACAAGATATTCAATGATTTGCGATCGCAGTGCGTACCTCTGGCAACGATTGAAAGCATTGCCGAATGTGAAATGCCTCAAAACCTCGGCTCCTGCTTCTGGACTCGTCTCGTTTCAGTTAGAGAATGGCAAGCATCCGCAACTGGTTCAATATTTAGAGGCGCGAAATTTCTTTCTGCGGGTGATTCTGAATCCGAATTGTGTTCGGGCATGTGTACATTACTTCACCACCGAAGAAGAAATCGATGCGTTAGCCCATGCGATCGAGGAATTTCTATAG